The Neomonachus schauinslandi chromosome 4, ASM220157v2, whole genome shotgun sequence genome includes a region encoding these proteins:
- the NPPB gene encoding natriuretic peptides B, whose protein sequence is MDPQTALPWAFLLLLFLHLSPLGGRSHPLGGPGPASELSAMQELLDRLRDTVSGLQAEQMALGPLQQDHSPAEAWEAGEELPVGALAPSDNVLQALRRLRSPKMMRKSGCFGRRLDRIGSLSGLGCNVLRRY, encoded by the exons ATGGACCCCCAGACGGCGCTGCCCTGGGCCTTCCTGCTCCTCCTGTTCTTGCATCTGTCGCCATTAGGAGGTCGCTCCCACCCGCTGGGCGGGCCTGGCCCCGCCTCCGAGCTGTCCGCAATGCAG GAGCTGCTGGACCGTCTGAGGGACACAGTTTCAGGGCTGCAGGCAGAGCAGATGGCCCTGGGACCCCTCCAGCAGGACCACAGCCCCGCAGAAGCCTGGGAGGCCGGGGAGGAACTCCCTGTGGGGGCCCTTGCACCCAGTGACAATGTCCTCCAGGCCCTGAGAAGACTACGCAGCCCCAAGATGATGCGCAAGTCAGGGTGCTTTGGCCGGAGGCTGGACCGGATCGGCTCCCTCAGTGGCCTGGGCTGCAATG TGCTGAGAAGGTATTAA